CCTAAATTTGCCTTAAAAATCTTGCTCAGTATAATGGACTAAATTTACCTTTAAGGAGGGGGAAGGTGAAAGAGAAGTTCCTGCAAAAAATGCCGTTTTTTGCCGGCCTTTCGCCCGAGGGTATATCCCTCATCGCCAAAGCCCTGAATTCCGGACGCCGGCAGAAAGGCGAAGTGCTTTTTGAAGTAGGAGAGCCTTCCAGTTTCCTGTATATCATAAGAAGTGGATGGGTTCGCCTGGTGGATTCGCAGGGCAAAATCCTGGCCACTCTGGGGCCAGGAAGCGCTGTGGGAGAAACTGATTTCTTCCAAGGCAAGCCTTCCTCAGTAAAGGCTGAGGCCCTTTCCGACCTCCAGCTCTGGGTCCTATCTATGGAATCACTAACCAGCCTTCTGGCCTCCAATCCTTCCCTGGGAATGGAACTAAGCCAGGCGCTGGGCCTTACGATTGCTCCCCTTATTGAACATCTAAAAAGAAAGCTTAGGGGAATTGGAGGCTTCTCAGCCCTTTCAGAGAGAGAACTGGAGACCATCTCTTCCAGCTTTTCCCTGAGGCGCTATCTGCCTGGAGAATTCATCTTTAGGGAAGGAGAACCTCCGCAGGGACTTTTCCTGGTGGAAAGTGGTTCCCTCAACCTCTTCGCTTCCGGAGAAGATGAATTCACAGTCCTCAAAGAAGGGGAAAGCTTCGGAGAGTTCAACCTCCTGACCGGTAGGCCTTACTCATACTCTGCCAGAGCCGCTTCAGAGACTTTCATCTGGTTCTTGGCTGCAGAGGACTTCAAAGCCCTCTCCTCGCAGTATCCATCTCTAAAGAAAACCCTTGGCTCGGCCCTCAAAATTCCTTTGAGCCGCAGAGAAAAAGCACTGGCAGTAGACCGCCTGGCGCGGGTTCCCCTCTTCAAAGGGCTTCCCGAGGAAGCCTTAAAAGCTGTAGCCGCCAGGCTCTCCATGGCCTTCTTCCCGACCGGCGAGGAGATAGTTTCCGAAGGCTCTCCAGGTGATTCCATGTATATTGTGGATACCGGTCAGGTAAAAATCGCCCGCACCGTTGGCCCCCGCCGGACCTATACAATTTCCGATGGGGAATTCTTTGGAGAAATGGCCCTTATAACCGGGCGCCCCCACAACTTCTCAGCCATCGCCTTATCCGATACAGTCCTCTGGACCCTTTATCGGTCGGATTTTGAGGAGCTTTCCCTTCAGTATCCGGCCATAAGTCTGGCTCTGAACCGCCTCCTCGGCGAAAAGCTCATGGAACTGGAACGCCATTACCTGGAAAAAGAACTCCGTCACCTCCGGCTCTTTTCCTCCCTTGACCCTGGAATTCTGGAACATCTCTCCTCTCGCCTCAAGCCTGTGAAATTCAAAGCCGGCGAAATCATCTTCCGCGAAGGAGATCCTGCCGATTTCTTCTACCTGATAGAATCTGGCCAGGTGGAAATAGTGAAAAAGGTCGGCCGGGAAGAAGCCATCATTGCCCTTCTGGGAGAAGGAGATTTCTTTGGGGAAATGGCCCTTTTGAGGGGAACGGAGCGTTCTGCCACCGCCAGGGCCAGAACCGACCTGGAGCTGTGGGAGCTGGAGAAGAAGGACTTTGACGAAATACTCCTCCGCTATCCATCCATAACTGTTTCCCTGAGTAAAATCTTGAGCGACCGCCTCCATCATACCAATTTGCTTCTTACTCATAGACTCCTGGCGGCGCCTCGCAGAGAAGAAGCCATACCAGCCCCTTCGTTTGCTCCGACCGTTAAGAGGCCTGCTGTTTCCTTCCCTGAAATCAAAGTTTCAATTCCATCCCCGGCTTACGGCCTTCAGAGGACAGTAGTAAGTGCCCTGGAAGGCCTCAGG
This portion of the Anaerolineae bacterium genome encodes:
- a CDS encoding cyclic nucleotide-binding domain-containing protein, which codes for MKEKFLQKMPFFAGLSPEGISLIAKALNSGRRQKGEVLFEVGEPSSFLYIIRSGWVRLVDSQGKILATLGPGSAVGETDFFQGKPSSVKAEALSDLQLWVLSMESLTSLLASNPSLGMELSQALGLTIAPLIEHLKRKLRGIGGFSALSERELETISSSFSLRRYLPGEFIFREGEPPQGLFLVESGSLNLFASGEDEFTVLKEGESFGEFNLLTGRPYSYSARAASETFIWFLAAEDFKALSSQYPSLKKTLGSALKIPLSRREKALAVDRLARVPLFKGLPEEALKAVAARLSMAFFPTGEEIVSEGSPGDSMYIVDTGQVKIARTVGPRRTYTISDGEFFGEMALITGRPHNFSAIALSDTVLWTLYRSDFEELSLQYPAISLALNRLLGEKLMELERHYLEKELRHLRLFSSLDPGILEHLSSRLKPVKFKAGEIIFREGDPADFFYLIESGQVEIVKKVGREEAIIALLGEGDFFGEMALLRGTERSATARARTDLELWELEKKDFDEILLRYPSITVSLSKILSDRLHHTNLLLTHRLLAAPRREEAIPAPSFAPTVKRPAVSFPEIKVSIPSPAYGLQRTVVSALEGLRKALSDSVAWFKAQKRATQLRIAAIILLLAWLCGISLPSTVISALGARDITIQTVQEMGFLVTPTFTPTSTPTFTPTPTVTPTFTPTPVPTATPTATSTPQPTPTPTPTFTPTPTPTKVRAAGAGTTSIVSPIPTPTPIPRVWDERLNALGVRLVPAPVAPGQPYWMLVEARWNDEIEAGGKHNIYIKLLDENGNLAVGERVIIEWPTGRDVKVILPVEGKDYPVDFGMYGVLGSYSVYVEGLPSDRIEGLGLGDIQRPNYTIHTCFYLTFKKIRR